GGCGATAAGGATTAATTTTAAACATGATTAATTCCTCCTTATTACGGGAGTAGCATTAGCTACGGAGTAATTCGTGACATCAAATTAGGGGCAAAATTCCTTTTGACCCTAACATTATTATATCATGTCATAGTATGGCTTTCAACATTCTTACGCAAATATACGCTTATAAAATAATATAACGTCACTTTACGTTATATTACGCAAAAATAATCCTATATTTAAATTGTTTTCTAATTCAATACTTTTCCAATCTATTCTTGAAAATAAAAAAAGCATCCTATTCCTCAAGGAATTTAAGAATGCTTTTTTTATAGCTGTTTAGCCCGACAAATTATTACTTAATTTCAACAACTTCGTAATCTTTATCCTCAATTGTTTTCTTTAAGACATCATCTGCAATCTCTTTTTCTAAAGTAACTACAGCCGTTCCCTTCTTATGGCTTACTTCTGCTGAAGCTACCTCTGGAAGTGCTTCTAATGCTTTCTTTACTGCTGCTTCACAGTGTCCGCACATCATTCCTTTGATATTCATTGTCTTTGTCATTTCATTTACCTCTTTCTTTTCATTATTATTTATGTTAATTAAACTAACATCTATCGTGTTTTTCTTCTTTTTATCTTTTTTTGTGCTTCGAATATTTAACAGGTTTAAACGTAGTGCGTTTGTAACAACACAGAAACTGGATAAACTCATTGCTGCCGCTCCAAACATTGGATTTAATTTCCATCCTAATACGGGAATCAACAGACCGGCTGCCAGAGGAATTCCAATTGTGTTATAGAAAAATGCCCAGAATAAGTTTTCATGGATATTTCTTAATACGCCTCGGCTTAAGCGGATTGCAGCCGGAACATCCGCGAGTTTACTCTTCATCAATACAACATCGGCGGCATCCATCGCTACATCAGTACCTGCTCCGATTGCGATTCCTACATCGGCGCGAGTTAAAGCTGGAGCATCATTAATTCCATCACCAACCATAGCAACTTTACCTTTTTTACCTAATGCTTGAATAACACTTTCCTTTCCGTCTGGAAGAACGCCTGCGATTACATTGTCAACACCTGCCTGTTCTCCGATTGCCTTTGCAGTACGTTCATTATCTCCTGTCAGCATAACAACATGAATCCCCATCGCCTTTAACTCTTTAATTGCCTGTGGGCTGTCTTCCTTAATTACGTCAGCTACGGCAATCATTCCGAGAAGACGATTCTCTTTTGCAAAGAAAAGAGGAGTTTTTCCAGCAGACGCTAATTGTTCTGCGCTATGTTTTAATTTCCTGGAGATAGATAAACTCTTTTCTATAAAAAGCAAATTACCACCAATAAGGGTTTCTTCATTCAATGTTCCTGTAAGCCCATTTCCTGGAACAGCTTTGAAATTATCTACAACAGAAACCGTAAAGTTTTTCTCTTCACCATATTCTACGATTGCCTTTGCTAACGGATGCTCACTCTTCTTTTCCAGTGAAAATGCTGTTTCTAAAAGTTCCTGTTCACTGATTCCGTCAACCGGAAGAATATCTGTTACTTTCGGCTGACCATTTGTGATCGTTCCAGTCTTATCTAAGGCAACAATATCAACCTTGCCAGCTTCCTCTAAGGATACAGCCGTCTTAAATAAAATACCATGTTTGGCACCAACGCCGTTTCCAACCATGATCGCAACCGGTGTTGCAAGACCTAATGCACAAGGGCAGCTGATCACAAGAACAGAGATACCTCTTGCAAGGGCAAAACCAACACTCTCTCCGGCAAGAAGCCAGCCGATAATCGTGATAATCGCAATTGTGATAACAGCAGGTACAAAAATACCAGACACCTTATCAGCAATCTTTGCAATAGGAGCCTTTGTTGCCGCCGCATCACTTACCATCTTGATAATCTGAGAAAGAGTGGTATCCTCTCCTACTCTTGTAGCCTCACATTTAATAAAGCCGGATTGATTAATCGTTGCGGCGGAAACAGTATCTCCTACAGCCTTATCTACTGGAATACTCTCTCCAGTAAGAGTTGCCTCATCAATCGCACTATTTCCCTCAAGGACAATACCATCTACCGGTATACTTTCCCCTGGTTTTACAAGAAAAATGTCTCCCTTTTTCACCTGATCAGCAGAAATCAGCATTTCCTGTTCATTGCGGACAACGGTAGCCATCTTTGGAGCAAGATTCATAAGGCTCTTTAATGCATCTGTTGTTTTTCCTTTTGAATATGCCTCTAATGTTTTACCAAGAGTAATCAAAGTAAGAATCATTGCCGCAGATTCAAAATAAAACTCATGCATATAGCTCATAACAAGCTTATCATTTCCGGCAGTTTGCGCTACGGTCATCGCAAACAGAGCATACGTACTATAACCAAATGCTGCTGTTGCCCCCATCGCAACTAAAGTATCCATATTGGGTGCCCTGTGAATTAGACTTGTAAATCCGCTAATAAAGAAACGCTGATTAATTACCATAATGATTACAGTAAATAAAAGCTGTGCAAGCCCCATACCGACATGATTATTATTTAAGAAGCCCGGTAACGGCCAGTTCCACATCATGTGTCCCATAGAAAGGTACATAAGCGGCATCAAAAAGATAAGAGAAATAATCAGTCTCTTTAATAACTTTGGTGTCTCCGTATCTGCTAAAGCTTCCGCTCCCTGACTACTCTCCATCTGCGCCCCTTTTACAGAAGCATGATAACCTGCTTTTTCTACGGCTGCCACAATATCTGCTGAAGTAGCCGTTCCTTCTACTCCCATAGAATTTGTTAATAAACTTACAGAAACATCTGTAACACCAGGTACGTTAGAAACTACTTTTTCTACACGAGCCTGACATGCTGCACAGGTCATTCCTGTTATACTATACTGTTCCATTCTGTCTCCTCTCTGTCTGAAAAATCTACTTCATTAACTTTTGCAACGTTACAACTAACTCCTCTATAACCTCGTCATTTCCCGCCTGAATATTT
This Anaerobutyricum hallii DNA region includes the following protein-coding sequences:
- a CDS encoding heavy metal translocating P-type ATPase, with protein sequence MEQYSITGMTCAACQARVEKVVSNVPGVTDVSVSLLTNSMGVEGTATSADIVAAVEKAGYHASVKGAQMESSQGAEALADTETPKLLKRLIISLIFLMPLMYLSMGHMMWNWPLPGFLNNNHVGMGLAQLLFTVIIMVINQRFFISGFTSLIHRAPNMDTLVAMGATAAFGYSTYALFAMTVAQTAGNDKLVMSYMHEFYFESAAMILTLITLGKTLEAYSKGKTTDALKSLMNLAPKMATVVRNEQEMLISADQVKKGDIFLVKPGESIPVDGIVLEGNSAIDEATLTGESIPVDKAVGDTVSAATINQSGFIKCEATRVGEDTTLSQIIKMVSDAAATKAPIAKIADKVSGIFVPAVITIAIITIIGWLLAGESVGFALARGISVLVISCPCALGLATPVAIMVGNGVGAKHGILFKTAVSLEEAGKVDIVALDKTGTITNGQPKVTDILPVDGISEQELLETAFSLEKKSEHPLAKAIVEYGEEKNFTVSVVDNFKAVPGNGLTGTLNEETLIGGNLLFIEKSLSISRKLKHSAEQLASAGKTPLFFAKENRLLGMIAVADVIKEDSPQAIKELKAMGIHVVMLTGDNERTAKAIGEQAGVDNVIAGVLPDGKESVIQALGKKGKVAMVGDGINDAPALTRADVGIAIGAGTDVAMDAADVVLMKSKLADVPAAIRLSRGVLRNIHENLFWAFFYNTIGIPLAAGLLIPVLGWKLNPMFGAAAMSLSSFCVVTNALRLNLLNIRSTKKDKKKKNTIDVSLININNNEKKEVNEMTKTMNIKGMMCGHCEAAVKKALEALPEVASAEVSHKKGTAVVTLEKEIADDVLKKTIEDKDYEVVEIK